In Streptomyces sp. 840.1, one DNA window encodes the following:
- a CDS encoding non-ribosomal peptide synthetase, protein MTRNPSVVDLIRGHAAGRPSGVALRTPTDTVTYAQLWHRAEQAALALAGRGVRRGDSVLVRLPSGPDAVVAMLGTWLAGAAFVPVDTATPEERLAYVLRDSGAALVLDDSTALPPSAGDPVEAARPVEAARPHSADDEHGAYVIYTSGSTGAPKGVLVGHGALARHADASVDLFALGPHSTVLQFASLGFDVAQEEIWPTLAAGGTLAFHGTGGVPDTVRLASAVGELGVTVLQLPTVYWRMLCAELDGEREPSFAGVRTVVIGGENATTADAHAHRRTPLAHTVLVNGYGPTETVVTATALVLAPGDEVPGTAGLPIGTPVGDRVARVLDEDRRPVADGTPGELWIGGEPLALGYLNDAARTRERFLPDPYAAAPGARMYRTGDMVVRRESGGLEFLGRADNQVKVRGHRIELDEVDRHLLAAPGITSAVSFTLDDGAGGNVLAAAVARDGDGPDPRAVREHLRERVPAYLVPGRIAVLDRIPLTTSGKTDRRAAAEAAAAVLGAGATHERDDETRSPLDTVVALLRELLLAPELGPDDDFLALGGDSLMALRVCGRMRARGISMTPGDLLAGRTARAAVSRAQGRRAPDAVEEETAGPLDLLPAQHRWLGDGDLPARDHFCLNALFTTDSGVSAHQLARVAGALLRRHPALRTALRADGTAELRETDPSEAVRVIDLSPVPPSERAARLEEALAEAQTSMSLADGRVLQLLYVDGTENGARLLLTVHHFVLDGVSMGLLVDDLELLLGGGRPEAAATGPRAVGTALRDWVRSRQARQDAAEWAAGTGEFAALRPDTEGAAPLPTLRTHRSRLPRDLTGQVLHRLPAAGVAPHDFALGCLVGGLAAWTGEPVHGVDVYAHSRDVSPGDLDLSRTVGYVQSTYPAVLRWEGEGVRALLAALGGPAALPERRYGFDALRFLSPDPAERAALADRPRPRVRLNFRGHLLRLEQRAPGAVLRPADESFGAHRSPLQRERYLLMAEGDIVDGELEMSLKYSTVHWSADRIEELARHVDRVMRRTLDSPDGPRAAADTARTVSGGAR, encoded by the coding sequence ATGACCCGGAACCCCTCCGTCGTGGACCTGATCCGCGGCCACGCGGCCGGCCGCCCCTCCGGCGTCGCCCTGCGGACCCCGACGGACACCGTGACCTACGCCCAGCTGTGGCATCGCGCCGAGCAGGCCGCACTCGCCCTCGCGGGCCGCGGCGTACGGCGTGGCGACAGCGTCCTCGTCCGGCTGCCCTCGGGTCCGGACGCGGTCGTCGCCATGCTCGGGACCTGGCTCGCCGGTGCCGCGTTCGTACCCGTCGACACGGCGACCCCCGAGGAACGCCTCGCGTACGTGCTCCGCGACAGCGGCGCCGCCTTGGTCCTCGACGACAGCACGGCGCTCCCGCCGTCCGCCGGGGACCCGGTGGAGGCCGCCCGCCCGGTGGAGGCCGCCCGGCCGCACAGCGCGGACGACGAACACGGCGCCTACGTCATCTACACCTCCGGGTCCACCGGAGCGCCCAAGGGAGTCCTGGTCGGGCACGGGGCGCTGGCGCGCCATGCCGACGCGTCCGTGGACCTGTTCGCGCTCGGGCCGCACAGCACCGTGCTCCAGTTCGCGAGCCTCGGATTCGATGTCGCCCAGGAGGAGATCTGGCCGACCCTCGCCGCGGGCGGAACCCTCGCCTTCCACGGCACAGGCGGCGTCCCCGACACCGTGCGGCTCGCCTCGGCCGTCGGGGAACTGGGGGTGACGGTCCTGCAACTCCCCACCGTCTACTGGCGGATGCTCTGCGCGGAGCTCGACGGCGAGCGGGAGCCGTCCTTCGCCGGGGTCCGCACGGTGGTCATCGGCGGCGAGAACGCCACGACCGCCGATGCCCACGCCCACCGCCGTACCCCCCTCGCGCACACCGTGCTGGTGAACGGGTACGGCCCCACAGAGACCGTGGTCACCGCGACCGCCCTGGTGCTCGCCCCCGGCGACGAGGTGCCCGGCACGGCCGGGCTGCCCATCGGGACACCGGTCGGCGACCGGGTGGCACGGGTGCTGGACGAGGACCGGCGGCCCGTCGCCGACGGCACACCGGGCGAACTGTGGATCGGCGGCGAGCCGCTGGCCCTGGGCTACCTGAACGACGCGGCGCGGACGCGGGAGCGCTTCCTGCCCGATCCGTACGCGGCGGCGCCCGGCGCGCGGATGTACCGCACCGGCGACATGGTGGTGCGGCGGGAGAGCGGCGGCCTCGAATTCCTGGGGCGCGCCGACAACCAGGTGAAGGTACGCGGCCACCGCATCGAACTCGACGAGGTCGACCGCCACCTGCTCGCGGCCCCCGGGATCACCTCCGCCGTCTCGTTCACCCTGGACGACGGCGCCGGTGGGAACGTGCTCGCGGCCGCCGTGGCACGTGACGGGGACGGCCCCGACCCCCGGGCCGTCCGGGAGCACCTGCGGGAGCGGGTCCCCGCCTACCTGGTGCCGGGCCGCATCGCCGTACTCGACCGGATACCCCTCACCACCTCCGGCAAGACCGACCGCCGCGCGGCGGCCGAGGCAGCGGCGGCGGTCCTGGGCGCCGGGGCGACGCACGAGCGCGACGACGAGACGCGGTCACCGCTGGACACGGTGGTCGCCCTGCTCCGCGAACTGCTGCTCGCGCCGGAACTCGGCCCCGACGACGACTTCCTCGCCCTGGGCGGCGACTCCCTCATGGCCCTGCGCGTCTGCGGGCGGATGCGGGCACGGGGCATCTCCATGACCCCCGGCGACCTGCTCGCCGGTCGCACCGCCCGCGCCGCCGTCTCCCGGGCGCAGGGCCGCCGCGCGCCGGACGCCGTCGAGGAGGAGACCGCCGGCCCGCTCGACCTGCTGCCCGCCCAGCACCGCTGGCTGGGCGACGGCGATCTGCCGGCCCGCGACCACTTCTGCCTGAACGCGCTGTTCACCACCGACTCAGGCGTGTCCGCGCACCAACTCGCCCGGGTGGCCGGTGCCCTCCTACGACGCCACCCCGCGCTGCGCACGGCGCTCCGCGCGGACGGCACGGCCGAGCTGCGGGAGACCGACCCCTCGGAGGCCGTCCGTGTCATCGACCTGTCCCCCGTCCCGCCCAGCGAGCGCGCCGCCCGGCTGGAGGAGGCGCTGGCCGAGGCGCAGACCTCAATGTCGCTCGCAGACGGCCGGGTCCTTCAGCTGCTGTACGTCGACGGCACGGAGAACGGGGCCAGACTGCTGCTGACGGTCCACCACTTCGTCCTCGACGGAGTGTCGATGGGCCTGCTCGTCGACGACCTCGAACTACTGCTGGGCGGCGGCCGGCCGGAAGCCGCCGCGACGGGACCGCGCGCCGTCGGCACCGCGCTGCGGGACTGGGTGCGCTCCCGGCAGGCCCGGCAGGACGCCGCCGAATGGGCCGCCGGAACAGGGGAGTTCGCCGCGCTCCGGCCCGATACGGAAGGCGCCGCGCCGCTGCCCACGCTGCGCACCCACCGCTCCCGGCTGCCCCGGGACCTCACCGGCCAGGTGCTCCACCGCCTCCCCGCCGCAGGCGTCGCCCCGCACGACTTCGCCCTCGGCTGCCTGGTCGGCGGCCTGGCGGCCTGGACCGGGGAGCCCGTGCACGGGGTGGACGTCTACGCGCACAGCCGAGACGTGTCCCCCGGCGACCTCGACCTGTCCCGCACCGTCGGCTACGTGCAGAGCACCTACCCGGCCGTCCTGCGGTGGGAGGGCGAGGGCGTCCGCGCCCTGCTCGCCGCGCTCGGCGGCCCGGCCGCCCTGCCCGAACGCCGCTACGGGTTCGACGCGTTGCGCTTCCTCTCGCCCGATCCCGCGGAGCGTGCCGCCCTCGCGGACCGCCCCCGGCCCCGGGTCCGGCTCAACTTCCGCGGTCATCTGCTGCGGCTGGAGCAGCGCGCGCCGGGTGCGGTGCTGCGGCCCGCGGACGAGAGCTTCGGCGCGCACCGCTCGCCGCTCCAGCGAGAGCGCTATCTGCTGATGGCCGAGGGGGACATCGTCGACGGTGAGCTGGAGATGAGCCTGAAGTACTCCACGGTCCACTGGAGCGCGGACCGGATCGAGGAGCTGGCCCGCCACGTCGACCGCGTGATGCGGCGGACCCTGGACTCCCCCGACGGGCCCCGGGCCGCGGCGGACACCGCCCGTACGGTGAGCGGCGGTGCGCGATGA